A single region of the Apium graveolens cultivar Ventura unplaced genomic scaffold, ASM990537v1 ctg7202, whole genome shotgun sequence genome encodes:
- the LOC141703935 gene encoding cyclin-D2-1-like: MKGVDFLEFRPSEISAAVAICVTRETQEPEIDKAISGVMHFEKDRLLKCVQMIEDLIEIAASTDLPDGTVSVAARAGSGSPDGVLDAAFLSYRIYGRTVVSDPSSSNAANQDPKRRRLD, from the exons ATGAAAG GTGTTGATTTCCTAGAATTTAGGCCCTCGGAAATCTCAGCTGCTGTTGCAATCTGTGTTACGAGAGAAACACAAGAACCAGAGATTGACAAGGCAATATCTGGTGTCATGCATTTTGAGAAG GATAGGCTGCTGAAGTGTGTTCAAATGATTGAAGATTTGATAGAGATAGCAGCGAGTACTGATCTACCTGATGGTACTGTATCAGTAGCAGCTCGAGCAGGGTCCGGGAGTCCTGATGGGGTGTTGGATGCAGCATTCTTGAGCTATAGAATCTACGGGAGAACAGTTGTTTCAGATCCTAGTTCATCAAACGCTGCTAATCAAGATCCGAAAAGGAGAAGGCTTGATTGA
- the LOC141703936 gene encoding cyclin-D2-1-like, translated as MAASDPFSLENLLCTDSLHFDDLEAIDDLNHLIDSNNLVDNGSEPLIGLIPMQSDQVVCSLFDKEKDFLPASDYLERLANEELEFVILEEAVDWMYKAHGHFCFGAPTIYLAINYLNRYLSVYEHLVEKFWSVQLVAVACLLLAAKLEDVGVPSTVDLQVADPSFIFEYQSLKSMELNVLASLKWRMYACTPFSYIDFFIRKLKSEDMIPSESLMYGSLIYKSCQFIVNTIEGVDFLEFRPSEISAAVAICVTRETQESEIDKAISGVMHFEKDRLLKCVQMIEDLTEIAASTDLPDGTVSVAARAGSGSPVGVLDAAFLSYRIYGRTVVSDPSSSNAANQDPKRRRLD; from the exons ATGGCAGCCTCAGACCCTTTTAGTCTTGAAAACCTGCTTTGTACTGATAGTCTGCATTTTGATGACCTTGAGGCCATTGATGATCTTAACCATCTTATAGATTCTAATAATCTCGTGGACAATGGATCAGAGCCGTTAATTGGTCTTATTCCAATGCAGAGTGATCAAGTTGTGTGTTCTTTGTTTGACAAAGAAAAAGATTTTCTCCCAGCTAGTGATTATTTAGAAAGATTGGCTAATGAGGAACTTGAATTTGTGATATTAGAAGAAGCTGTTGATTGGATGTATAAG GCTCATGGGCATTTTTGTTTTGGAGCGCCGACTATTTACTTAGCGATTAATTACTTGAATCGCTATCTTTCTGTTTATGAACATCTA GTTGAAAAATTTTGGAGTGTTCAATTGGTAGCTGTGGCCTGCTTATTGTTAGCAGCAAAATTGGAAGATGTTGGAGTGCCATCTACTGTTGATTTGCAG GTGGCAGATCCTAGCTTTATTTTTGAATATCAGTCATTAAAATCGATGGAGCTTAATGTGTTGGCCAGCTTGAAATGGAGGATGTATGCTTGTACTCCGTTTTCGTATATAGATTTCTTCATTAGAAAGCTCAAAAGTGAAGATATGATTCCATCAGAGTCTCTGATGTATGGATCATTGATCTATAAATCATGCCAGTTCATAGTGAACACAATTGAAG GTGTTGATTTCCTAGAATTTAGGCCCTCGGAAATCTCAGCTGCTGTTGCAATCTGTGTTACGAGAGAAACACAGGAATCAGAGATTGACAAGGCAATATCTGGTGTCATGCATTTTGAGAAG GATAGGCTGCTGAAGTGTGTTCAAATGATTGAAGATTTGACAGAGATAGCAGCGAGTACTGATCTACCTGATGGTACTGTATCAGTAGCAGCTCGAGCAGGGTCCGGGAGTCCTGTTGGGGTGTTGGATGCAGCATTCTTGAGCTATAGAATCTACGGGAGAACAGTTGTTTCAGATCCTAGTTCATCAAATGCTGCTAATCAAGATCCGAAAAGGAGAAGGCTTGATTGA